The Enoplosus armatus isolate fEnoArm2 chromosome 5, fEnoArm2.hap1, whole genome shotgun sequence genome contains the following window.
gtcagtctgATCGTCTCTAATTAACAGATTTATATTAACTGTATGAACTGAAGATTACACCTGCAACACCCCTAATGAACACCTGATCACCTCCTAATAACCTCCTAATAACCTCCAGATAAACTGCTGATAATTAACAGACCAAACTCCTCTAATTAAGACACTAACCAGCCGGGTAATCAAGAAACTCACCTGTCAATTAACAATCTGACTTGTTAACAAACTAAATACTTTTTGCTGAATAACAGATAAGTTTCCTAACGAACTTATCAACCTGTTATTTAACAGACTGACCTAATTAACCCCAACCCCACCTGACCCTATCCTCTTCAGTCTGTCTACCAGACCTCGCAGCGCCTCCCGGTGTTCATGGGTGTCCCTGCAGGACAGTTGAAGTGGCGGCTGAAGTCTGGAGAGTTGGCGAGAGTGCCGATGACTCTGTATCGGGGGGGGCTGTGGGGGTCGGTCACCAGGCCCTCATGAGCGCTCTCTGGTGTTCGAACTGAACACCacacctgaaaaacacaaagcaggagAAGTCTCACAGCTCCTGTTTCCTGATTGGGAGGAAGGTTATTTTGCTCTACCCAATTAGCAGTTACTGACTGGTAGCAGCAGTTAACTTAACAGTCGTAATGTGAATCAAAGAAATCTTTTGATTCAAGAGTCCACTTACAACAACCTGTGCAGCTGATTAAACCCCTGTTTAATTAAAGGCATGACAGAATCAGCCACGTTGTGATTTGGCACATTATGTTGCTGAGTTCAGTAGCAGCAGGCATGTAAATCACTATGTCATCAGCATATAACTTGAGTCTGCATCTAGACAAGGTCATCAATAGAAACAGGAGTGGCCCCAGTATAGAGTCTTGTGGCACACCCTTCTGTTGAGAGGGTAACTGAGACTGTCAGCATAGTCTCACCTGAGCAAATCCCACAAAGAAGAGCTGATCGTTGGTCAGGTTGACAGCAGGaagtctcttctcctctccgcTCTTCTGGACCCATGACCGATAGGcctgaagaaaaaacatcaatttAGTTGTGATTATGTAAGTTATGTAATGGTAGGATGTGGTACTCTAGCACTGTAAGATAGTTCAGTTTGTTATGACGTGTTCACACTAACATGGTATAAAGTCATGTTCTGGTAGCTCAGAATGACACAGCTCAGAACAGTGTATTTTGGTTCAGTaaagttcattttcatataaCATAACTGACATGGTATGCAGCCTTCAGTCCTCCGTTGTCGGCGATGTTTTCTCCCAGTGTCTGTTTTCCATTGACGTGTTCTCCGTTAACAAGGTAGCGGCTGTACTGATCCACCATACACTCTGTTCTCTGACGAAACGCCTCCACTGACGAGTTCTGCCACCATGGCCTCAAGTTACCTTCTTTGTCGTACTCACGACctgagggtgggagggaggacaTCTTAATGAACAACAAGTTCACTGTTTACCCTTTCATTCAGTTCATGTCATGGTAATCTGTTGCTGTGTTcactgtaaatgtcattttctgacTTCTAAACAAAGTTCACACCAACAAAGTCGATCCAAGCAAGATCAGAGAGTAGAATTGCTGAACTCCAGGAATTCAGAGAGGGACAAAATTAACTTTTCTTCTCGTTGTTGCCATAACTTAGTCTCGCAATGTCAGAATGCCATTGGATGCATGTTGTGGAGATCAGTGTAATAACTGGCAGAATCATGTAGGAACACTTTAAACATCCTAACCACCACCTAGTAAGTCATATTAGCAGGTTTGGTGCACTTAAGGTTAGACTGAAAATCTTGGAGGGTCGCCTGTCTTTGCCTGTAAACACAGGGCTGTACtgagaaccaggacagatggatggatggatggactaTGTTTCTTGAGTCTTCACATTTACATCCACAGTGCAGCGAACACATCATCACTTCCAATAGGAACTGAACACGtgacaggaagtaaacaggACCAGAGATCAAGACTCACCCTGATCATCGAAGGCGTGTGTGAGCTCGTGACCCATCACTACCCCGATCCCACCAAAGTTCAACGCCCTGAAAAcccaaacagacacacacacagtatatacaagTTTAAAACGTTTCTCCAAAGACCTGAAAAGCCCAGAAACCAGAGACTGGCAGTCCTGGCAGCGTCCCCCAGAGACTGCAgagttcattacagccacaatatgaacaaaaatatcccTGATGATTTAGCTATTAGAGTCTAAACAGTAGTGGAGGTAAACATGTATGGTTTGACCCGAGGGGGGCGCTAGGGGAAAGATCACAGAGTCATTGAAATCTAAAGGGTTCTtcctctggagagcaggaaTGAGATCAGGAAACCTAATAATGAACCCTAACTACACCCAATCAATTATCCTCTTATGTCAGGACAGCTCATGAATGATCACCTCTGTAATTAATTACAAATGTAAGTATAATAAGTTcctgacagacaggtggacacacagacaggtagatatagaggTAAACAGACTTGGGGTGGTCGTGGGCGTAGAAAGGAGCTTGTAGGATCCCAGCAGGGAAGACGATGCCGTTCTTAGTGGGCATGTAGTAGGCATTAACTGTAGGAGGAGTCATACtccacctggaggaggagaggacaggagacaaggagaggagatgaggagaggaaaggagttCATTTGTGGTCCTACCAGTCCGTCAAAAAGCTCAGGGGTCGTATTCACAGGTatcttcaaaatgtcacagttgcACCTCAGATTTTCCTCCTTAGATATTTTCACGAAGCTGCTGAGGAATTGAGAAAACTGCCGAAGCCTCTCACACTCACCCGCAAACCTCTGCAACTACATAACTGTAGCTGACGTGAGGACCCAGCACATGCTTCTTGAAATTTCAAACATGATAATTCATTGGTCAGCGGTGCCACCGACCCAATGACTTCCTGTTCCACCTCTTTCTAACACACAATGTCAATCGGAAAACCAACGTATTTATACAGCCAAGAAGAACAAGGAAGCAGGTAGAAAGCCGCACATGTGCTGTACAACATGTAACTGTAACAGTTTTACATCTGGATGTGTTAAAGATGGTTCTCCATTCACTCATATGAAAGTTGTCCAGGCTTCATGCttctgtgcttttgtgtttttagagcATGCTCAGTAGAGTCTTCTTGTCAAATTCTGATAAAACCAGAGTCATTTTGGGGGGTTTGTGATGCTCAGAACAAGGGCATTGCTGGGGGGGACTAACCAGTTTGTTGAATAAACAGATTTTGTGATGACATTTTCGATGAGCAATAATATAAGAAAAAATCATccacagattaattgataattaaaatgattgttagttgcagcccttgtgGGACTGTTTTGATTGGTGGGTGATCCGAGTGGATCCTAATCGAACTGTTGAAGTAGATTCTGGTTTTTGTAAAACTCCTGTGTTGACGTAGAttccctgcagcagctgactgactgtgagCAGCTCAGTGACTCAGTAAGGAGAAACTTTTAGCCTGAAGTTTTGTGAATACAGCCCCTgattagatgtgtgtgtttgtcagtatGTGACTCATTATGTTGGAGTGTATTGCTGGACTTTTCATTAATCATTATTACTGGTCTTTGTTGGGAGTCTTCCTCAGCTGGTCGGCCATAACTCGTGATGAGAAGTTGTAGAAGTTCAGCATGTTCTGGAAGAAGCTGTCATCTGAAACTtcatactgaaacacaacacagaacagTTATAGCATATGTTTaacagcagggggcagcagagcaaCACCTGATGATGTCAACCTGAACTCAAATATAAACATCAAcctcttttgaaaaaaaatactgcgggacaacaaactaaaacacactcTTCCCTCATCTACCTGTCTCCTTGTTCAACCTGTCTGCAGGTGAACGAGTGATGATTGACGACTGTCACTCACCCCGTCATAAACGTCGTCCAGCTCTTTGGGGTCCAGGATGAATTCTGGGAAACCGATCATATCGTAGATAGCATCTGCCTAACGAgggacaaacagagacagttaGACCAAACAGTACCTTTAActctacctgtctgtccacctgtctgtccttctgtctgtgtaCCTTGTCTTTAGCAGCCTGTCTCGTGTGGTCGTCCATCCAGCTGAGTCGGTCCAGAGCTTCTTTAAATGCTGAGCGGATCTCATTTATCATCTCCTCGgcctgagagagacagaaggacaggTGATGAACCAGACCAGACCTTTATCAGATCCAGGACCATCTGGTCCTGCTGTAGTAACCAGATAATGACCATTATTCCTTCAGGTGTAAACAACGCTGTGACTCACGAtctctttgctgtgtttgtcgAAGGTCGCCTTAACGAAGAGCGCTCCCAGAGCGAAGCCCAGAGTGTCGTCAGTGTTCCCGATACAAGTCTGCCAGCGGGGGGTACAAGACTGAAACAAACCACAACCAGTTACAACCAGCTACAACCAGTTGCAGCCACTTAGTACCAATTGCAGCCAGGTAGAACCAGTTTCCCCATAGGTACCCACACAGGTATGGCTTCCTGGGTCCCAAAACCAGTTACAAAACTTTCAGGTTAGAGTGAGAGCGGGTTGCAGCAGGTTAGAGCCAACTAGAGGTATTCACAGACCAGGCTAGAACCTGGTTCTCATGTCTCATTTCTTAGTTTCAGCATCAGTACTAGCAGGTAACAGCTCCCTGGGGCCCCAAACAAGGTACAGTGAGTTAGAATCAGTTAGAATGAGTTAAAACCAGTTAGAACCAGTTAGATTAGTAGCATATAGTACCAATTACAGATAGCTAGAAccatttttttgtgtctcaTTCATTAGCTTCCCCATTATCACCAGCACATGTGGTAGCTGCATATAGTCTAAAACCAGTTACAGCCAGTTGTAACCAgctaaacacataaaaacaattacaaCCATTTGGAACCACTTAGAGACGGTTAGAACCATTTATATGGCTAAACAGAACCAGTAACAGTTTGTTGCAGGTGAGATAAAAGCAGTTAGAACCAGTTACACATAGCTAAAACCAGTTTCCTCAttagcatcagcatgtgtgTAGCTTCCTGGGGTCAACAACCAGTTACAACTGTTTCAAACAAGTAAGAAATACTTAGAGCCAGTTACAGCATATTTGAACCCACTGACAGTACtcgacaaaaacacaagaacctGGTTCCTGTGTCTCATTACCCCATTAACACTAAATGAGGTGGTAGCGTACCAGTAAGAGCATGTTGGAACCAGTTACAACTCGTGCTGTAGTAAAAGAAATACCTGCATCAGTAACAGTACCAGGAGTAACAGTAGTACGTATAGCAGTAGTTACAGCAGTATTTGTAATAGttgtagcagtaacagtagtaacagcagtattTACAGCAGTACCAGGAGTAGTATTTATAGTAAATGTACCTTCTTTGTCCCGTAGAGACTCTCCAGCAGTTTGTCCTGAGCGTTCTCGAAGCGTTGATCCAAACTGGCCACACTCTTCTGAACCAACGTCCACATCATATAGTTATTCAACAGactaaagagagagacaggcagacagacagcgggtcggacaggcagacagacaggggatCAGACAGGTGCTCAGACCGGGGAGACAGGTTGGAGACCTGCTGCTGTCTACTGATGCACTAACATGTAGTCCACGGACACACTGTGTGTGGTACTGGACTCAGCACTTGGTTCTCACCTGCGGTCGGTCTTGTTGATGAGGTCAGAAACCTGCTGCAGGTACTCTCTGGCATACAGGACGACAGGTTCTGTGTCGTTCAGCTCcagaggagacagggaggacAACAGGTAGTCCAACCAGTCCAcggctggagccagcagctgaaacaccacagaagaagagacatTAAACAGAGGAACCAGAATAAGTGGTAGTCCTGCTTCCAGCCTCTACAGGCCGCAGGCTTCATACAGGGTCATTCACATCTGAATGGTTCGTCCACATGAAGGTGAGCAGTAAACTTTACAACCTGCCAGTTACATTCTTCATATCTCCTGTGGACAGCgtgtcctgatggtggcgcaaaaaggaaaagtcaggaggtAACTACATTTTTGGGAATCGTACCCTGAAGGTAAGGGCACAGGTTTCGTTTCAGATGTGGAGAGGATATAATAAAGTCAAgtaaaaactatatatatagtttttggTGGTGGTAGAAACTTTATACCAAAGAAATGCTGTGTAAACCTCTATATTATTATAACCAGGGAGGGAAGTTGTACTACAAAGAACACTGTCCTTTACTGCATTTACTGATGTTCACTTCCAGCATCTtcaaatatacaataataatatattattatatacaatattataatataatataataaatatatagcAATAAATAGCGATTCattcatatttatgtttatCTGAGAAACATCTATACATGGTGGAAGTACTTTTTTTAGCCTCTGGTACTGTCTGCGGGTCTTCAGGCTGCATAAAGCagtatgtagcctgagaggcgaaACCCAGGGCAAATAATGGCTCAGGAAGAAGTTCACTGTTTATAACTGAAGGAGACGTGAGTGAGTAAACATTTCTGGACcagatctgtctgtctgtccctctgtctgtctgtccttcagtctgtctgtctgtccctctgtctgtctgtctgcccctctgtctgtccctcaggccgtctgtctgtccctctgtctgtctgtccctcagtctatctgtctgcgtctgtctgtccctctgtctgtctgtctgtctgtccctcagtctgtatgtctgtctgtccctcagtctgtctgtctgtctgtctgtccctcagtctttctgtctgtctgtctgcccctctgtctgcccctcagtctgtctgtctgtccctcagtccgtctgtctgtccctcagtccgtccctcactctgtctgtccctcagtccgtccctcactctgtctgtccctcagtcTGTCcctcagtttgtctgtctgcctgtccctctgtctgcccctctgtctgtccctcagtccgtctgtctgtccctcactctgtctgtccctcagtctgtctcagtAATCCTCAGTGTGGGAGCAGACTGCACCACCCGGGGGGGAGATGCTGGGATGAAAAACTAATCCCTGCTGTCTGCTTCAGAGGCTCAGTCACTTCAGTCAATAGAAGATTTACTCAAACTCTCCATTTATgaccaaaacaaatcagaaatcaCCACAGAGCAGAATTCATCGGGCTTCTTCTAACAGACCTGTTTGCTGCAGtacttttatgtatttcatattttatgaccTTATGTAACTGAACTAAGAAGCACACTATGCAAACAGACAGTTCAACACTACTGTGACTTCATCAGAGCCAAACACATATTTAGTCCACCTGGGGTTACAGGTGTTCATTCCACGTCGGAGAGTATTGATGATGGATCTATTCAGCTACCTGCAGCTACTGAGCTCCACTAAAGTCAAACAACCTGAAATTAGAAGCTCTGACAGCAGTTTTCACTGACCGTAGAtataaaaactcaaaatgtaaGAAGAGTCGGACCAACTCGACTAaatctgcagatgaagacaTTAAAGGCCCCCCCCTGACTGAGGTGCAGCTCTCCATGAAGTCAGCAGAGACCTGAAAGACATATCCTACCTGTAAGTTATCTGTTGAGCCGCAGCC
Protein-coding sequences here:
- the ece2b gene encoding endothelin-converting enzyme 2b is translated as MSLALQDLRNTMSSYKRATLEEEEVSDAPAEAASSPDRVEVGFRKGGVDILGRRTQLEVLLSVLLLAALLALLACLLVLGLGFSSDSGRGLCLSEACVTVASQMVEAMDRSADPCHDFYQFACGGWMRKNPLPDGRSRWSTFNSIWEQNQALLKHLLENGTFNGSSEAERKTQSYYLSCLNTQRIEELGAQPLMDLIAKIGGWNMTGPWEKENFMEVLKVVSGPYRAQPFFSVGVSADPKNSNSNVIQVDQSGLFLPSRDYYLNKTANEKVLVAYLDYMVELGMLLGGERSSTQLQMQQILEFETALANITVPQDQRRDEEKIYHKVTIAELQLLAPAVDWLDYLLSSLSPLELNDTEPVVLYAREYLQQVSDLINKTDRSLLNNYMMWTLVQKSVASLDQRFENAQDKLLESLYGTKKSCTPRWQTCIGNTDDTLGFALGALFVKATFDKHSKEIAEEMINEIRSAFKEALDRLSWMDDHTRQAAKDKADAIYDMIGFPEFILDPKELDDVYDGYEVSDDSFFQNMLNFYNFSSRVMADQLRKTPNKDQWSMTPPTVNAYYMPTKNGIVFPAGILQAPFYAHDHPKALNFGGIGVVMGHELTHAFDDQGREYDKEGNLRPWWQNSSVEAFRQRTECMVDQYSRYLVNGEHVNGKQTLGENIADNGGLKAAYHAYRSWVQKSGEEKRLPAVNLTNDQLFFVGFAQVWCSVRTPESAHEGLVTDPHSPPRYRVIGTLANSPDFSRHFNCPAGTPMNTGRRCEVW